One region of Asterias rubens chromosome 5, eAstRub1.3, whole genome shotgun sequence genomic DNA includes:
- the LOC117290263 gene encoding bis(5'-nucleosyl)-tetraphosphatase PrpE [asymmetrical]-like: MAKRITLDDIPPKFRTDNEFRLHPAKVPHVVLEPDFVADKRVFVIGDVHGCCDELKLLIDKAGITIGDPDSIIILVGDLINKGPKNKEVLEFVRQLGAFSVRGNHDQKCISQMAFLREGKPIEEEFEYLREMSDEDFDQLIDLPYTISLPSLKSVIVHAGLVPGLPLASQDAVEMIIMRNLIEDTANDHTESDYQERRYKATKSRKVGQPWASVWPGPDHVYFGHDAVRGLQQYDYATGLDTGCVYGKRLTGIFLTGDKQLVEVKAAKMYSVPDL, translated from the coding sequence ATGGCGAAAAGGATAACTCTGGACGACATCCCACCAAAGTTTCGTACCGACAACGAGTTCCGACTCCACCCAGCCAAAGTCCCACATGTTGTACTGGAACCAGATTTCGTTGCCGACAAACGTGTTTTTGTGATCGGTGACGTCCACGGGTGCTGTGATGAATTGAAGCTTCTGATCGACAAAGCTGGAATCACTATCGGGGATCCTGACTCCATAATAATACTAGTGGGAGACCTAATTAATAAGGGACCCAAAAATAAAGAAGTGTTGGAGTTCGTCCGTCAACTTGGCGCTTTCTCTGTTCGTGGAAACCATGACCAGAAGTGCATTAGTCAAATGGCGTTTTTACGAGAAGGCAAACCCATCGAGGAGGAGTTTGAATATCTGCGAGAAATGTCTGACGAGGATTTCGATCAGCTTATAGATCTCCCATATACAATCAGTCTGCCCTCGCTTAAATCTGTAAtcgtgcatgctggtctagttcCTGGACTCCCCCTGGCTTCACAAGATGCTGTTGAAATGATCATTATGCGGAATCTAATCGAGGACACTGCTAATGATCATACGGAAAGCGACTATCAAGAGCGACGTTATAAAGCAACGAAGTCTAGAAAGGTCGGTCAGCCATGGGCGAGTGTGTGGCCGGGACCAGACCATGTGTATTTTGGACATGACGCTGTTAGGGGGCTACAGCAGTATGACTATGCCACTGGTCTGGACACGGGATGTGTGTATGGAAAACGTCTAACTGGCATCTTCCTTACTGGAGATAAACAACTTGTAGAAGTAAAGGCTGCAAAAATGTATAGCGTACCTGATTTATGA
- the LOC117290264 gene encoding transmembrane protein 17-like, with protein sequence MAADYMRQKLTSFSEAIFPAKPLRDNRQHHVIRPGNELVTNLPLQMALYFNVFFFPFWIISALALLQLKFYYLDDIFRFVSVTIYVVMGGTEVMRLYLGYLGNLQERVPELAGFWLLTLVLQLPLIIFLLAVERAMPLPVERAIHIVQLLFIVFEVICGFLALRIMTRHQIMKFHLQEFDTIFDLEDGHPEVMGRYVPLA encoded by the exons ATGGCAGCCGACTACATGAGACAGAAATTGACTTCTTTTTCAGAGGCAATTTTCCCTGCAAAACCCTTAAGAGATAACAGACAACACCATGTCATCAGGCCAG GGAATGAACTGGTCACCAATCTTCCTCTTCAGATGGCTTTATActtcaatgttttcttctttccgTTCTGGATCATCAGTGCATTGGCGCTCCTACAGCTCAAG TTCTACTACTTGGATGACATATTCCGCTTTGTGTCTGTGACTATCTACGTAGTGATGGGAGGCACAGAGGTGATGAGGCTGTATCTAGGATACCTCGGCAACCTTCAAGAAAGG GTTCCAGAGCTGGCTGGATTCTGGCTCCTTACACTAGTACTTCAACTCCCCCTCATCATTTTCCTGCTCGCTGTGGAGCGTGCGATGCCACTCCCAGTCGAGCGTGCCATTCACATTGTCCAACTCCTCTTCATAGTCTTTGAGGTCATCTGCGGCTTCCTCGCTCTGCGGATCATGACAAGACACCAAATCATGAAGTTCCACTTGCAGGAATTTGACACGATCTTTGACCTTGAGGATGGTCATCCTGAGGTCATGGGTCGGTATGTGCCACTAGCGTGA